Proteins encoded by one window of Ulvibacter sp. MAR_2010_11:
- a CDS encoding DNA gyrase/topoisomerase IV subunit A yields the protein MSEELDNNEEPINKTPDYLGENEDTSGETITKVTGMFRDWFLDYASYVILERAVPAIEDGFKPVQRRIMHSMKDLDDGRYNKVANIVGHTMQYHPHGDASIADAMVQIGQKDLLIDTQGNWGNILTGDRAAASRYIEARLSKFALDVVYNPKITGWQASYDGRKKEPINLPVMFPLLLAQGAEGIAVGLSTKILPHNFLELIDASIKHLQGKRFTLFPDFPTGGIVDIENYQDGLRGGKVRSRARINQLDKNTLVITEIPFGTNTSSLIDSILKANDKGKIKLKKIEDNTAAEVEILIHLPGGISPDKTIDALYAFTACETSISPLGCVIEDNRPLFIGVSEMLRRSTDRTVELLKSELEIQLHELEEQWHYASLERIFIENRVYRDIEEEETWEGVIAAIDKGLQPHIKHLKRPVTEDDIVRLTEIRIKRISKFDIDKAQQKIDSLEDQIAQVKHHLSNLIEYSIDYFKRLKKEYGAGKERKSEIRVFDDIEATKVVIRNTKLYVNREEGFVGTSLKRDEYVTDCSDIDDIIVFTEDGTMMVTKVDAKTFVGKGILHVAVFKKKDKRTIYNMIYKDGLRGPTYVKRFAVTSITRDKEYDLTAGNKGSKVLYFTDNPNGEAEVVTVLLRQSGSIKKLKFDLDFADLLVKGRASKGNIVTKHPVKRIELKEKGLSTLKPRKIWFDDTVQRLNVDERGELLGEFTKEDRLLIINQKGMVKTVIPDLTLRFDDDMIVLEKWDPKKPISAIYWEGEKELFYVKRFLIDNPDRDESIITEHPKSYLERVFTDYRPVTEVVFVKDRGKDRKDNLEINLEEFIAVKGITAMGNQLTKEKVLEINPLESLPYEAPEPVPAEEIDVVDEEDVSADDASNDNDTTGDDQEPPIDEEGQTMLF from the coding sequence ATGAGTGAAGAGCTTGACAACAACGAAGAACCAATAAATAAAACTCCCGATTATCTGGGAGAGAACGAAGATACCAGCGGGGAAACCATCACTAAGGTTACCGGCATGTTTAGGGATTGGTTTCTGGACTATGCCAGTTATGTAATTCTGGAACGTGCGGTGCCGGCCATAGAAGACGGTTTTAAGCCTGTACAACGCCGAATCATGCACTCCATGAAAGATCTGGACGATGGTCGCTATAACAAGGTGGCGAACATTGTGGGACATACCATGCAGTACCATCCGCACGGTGATGCCAGTATCGCAGACGCCATGGTACAAATAGGGCAGAAGGACCTGCTCATCGATACACAAGGGAACTGGGGAAATATATTGACAGGGGATCGTGCTGCAGCTTCACGATATATTGAAGCGCGTTTGTCTAAGTTTGCGTTGGATGTTGTCTACAATCCTAAAATAACAGGGTGGCAGGCTTCTTACGACGGAAGAAAGAAGGAACCTATCAACCTTCCGGTGATGTTCCCATTGTTGTTGGCACAAGGAGCCGAAGGAATTGCAGTGGGGCTTTCCACAAAAATTCTTCCGCATAACTTTTTGGAACTTATTGATGCTTCTATAAAACACCTTCAAGGAAAACGCTTTACGTTGTTCCCGGATTTCCCAACCGGCGGAATTGTAGATATTGAAAATTACCAGGATGGACTCCGTGGCGGAAAAGTTCGTAGTAGAGCACGTATCAATCAGTTGGACAAAAACACCTTGGTGATTACCGAAATACCCTTTGGAACCAATACATCTTCATTGATTGACAGCATTTTAAAGGCCAATGATAAAGGAAAAATAAAACTCAAAAAGATAGAAGACAATACCGCTGCTGAGGTTGAGATACTCATTCATCTTCCGGGCGGAATTTCACCCGATAAGACCATCGATGCCTTGTATGCCTTTACGGCTTGCGAGACTTCAATTTCACCCCTGGGCTGTGTCATCGAGGACAACAGACCTCTGTTTATTGGAGTTTCTGAAATGTTGCGAAGATCGACGGATCGCACTGTTGAATTGCTGAAAAGTGAGTTGGAAATTCAGTTGCACGAACTGGAAGAACAATGGCATTATGCCTCCTTAGAACGAATCTTCATTGAAAATCGCGTCTATCGCGATATTGAAGAAGAGGAAACATGGGAAGGAGTGATTGCAGCCATCGACAAAGGATTACAACCCCATATCAAACATTTGAAGCGTCCCGTCACCGAAGACGACATTGTTCGACTTACCGAAATCAGGATTAAACGTATATCAAAATTCGACATAGACAAGGCACAGCAAAAGATTGATTCGCTGGAAGATCAGATTGCACAGGTGAAGCATCACTTGAGCAATTTAATTGAATATTCTATCGACTATTTTAAACGCTTGAAAAAGGAATACGGGGCAGGCAAGGAACGTAAGAGTGAGATTAGAGTCTTTGACGATATAGAAGCCACCAAAGTTGTTATTCGAAATACCAAGCTCTATGTAAACAGGGAAGAAGGCTTTGTAGGTACCAGTTTGAAGCGTGATGAATACGTGACAGATTGCAGCGATATTGATGATATTATTGTCTTTACGGAAGACGGTACCATGATGGTCACCAAGGTAGATGCCAAAACCTTTGTTGGAAAAGGAATATTACACGTTGCGGTCTTTAAGAAGAAAGACAAGCGTACCATCTACAATATGATCTATAAGGATGGGCTACGCGGTCCTACCTATGTAAAGCGTTTTGCAGTTACTTCCATAACCCGCGACAAAGAATACGACCTTACGGCAGGTAATAAAGGTTCTAAGGTGCTTTATTTCACCGATAACCCAAATGGCGAAGCCGAAGTGGTAACAGTGCTATTACGGCAGTCCGGAAGCATTAAAAAGCTAAAATTCGATTTAGACTTTGCCGATTTACTAGTAAAAGGACGTGCTTCCAAAGGAAACATAGTAACAAAGCATCCCGTAAAACGTATTGAGCTCAAAGAAAAAGGCTTGTCAACGCTAAAACCCCGAAAGATTTGGTTCGATGATACTGTTCAAAGATTGAATGTAGACGAAAGAGGCGAGTTGTTGGGCGAATTTACCAAGGAAGATCGTTTGCTTATTATCAATCAGAAGGGGATGGTTAAAACCGTAATTCCGGATTTGACACTGCGTTTTGATGACGACATGATTGTTTTGGAGAAATGGGACCCTAAAAAACCAATTTCGGCGATATACTGGGAAGGCGAAAAGGAATTATTTTATGTGAAACGTTTTTTAATCGATAATCCCGATAGAGACGAGTCCATTATCACCGAGCATCCTAAGTCGTATTTGGAACGTGTATTTACCGACTACCGACCTGTCACCGAAGTGGTTTTTGTAAAAGACAGAGGTAAAGACCGAAAAGACAATCTGGAAATCAATTTGGAGGAATTTATTGCGGTAAAAGGAATTACCGCTATGGGGAATCAGCTTACCAAAGAAAAAGTACTTGAGATAAATCCGTTAGAGTCCTTGCCTTATGAAGCGCCCGAGCCTGTTCCTGCAGAGGAAATAGACGTAGTGGACGAGGAAGATGTATCGGCCGATGATGCTTCAAACGATAATGATACTACAGGAGATGACCAGGAACCACCAATCGACGAAGAAGGGCAGACGATGTTGTTTTAG
- a CDS encoding TerC family protein, whose product MFEILTSPDALVALFTLTFLEIILGIDNIIFISLAASKLPEKLQKKATNIGLFLAMLIRIVLLFGISWLVAMEAPFWHIDLSWIKAGISGQGLILFVGGLFLLYKSTSEIHEKVEDKGHDAREVKKSRATSLNKAILQICLINIVFSFDSILTAVGMTNGISDNPTDALVIMVIAVVISVLVMMIFANPVGKFVTKHPTVQLLGLAFLILIGFMLIAEGAHLSHLVVFGNEIGVIPKGYLYFTIAFSLFIEFLNMKYRKTTSEIVSHIEEEKED is encoded by the coding sequence ATGTTCGAAATTCTAACCTCTCCGGATGCACTGGTAGCGCTATTCACACTTACCTTTTTAGAAATTATCTTAGGGATAGACAACATCATATTTATCTCGCTTGCAGCCAGCAAACTACCTGAAAAACTCCAAAAGAAAGCGACGAATATCGGATTATTTTTGGCCATGCTTATTCGAATTGTATTGCTATTTGGTATTTCATGGCTCGTTGCCATGGAAGCTCCTTTCTGGCATATTGATTTGTCGTGGATTAAAGCCGGAATTAGCGGTCAAGGCCTTATTCTCTTTGTGGGAGGACTCTTTTTACTGTACAAAAGTACGAGTGAAATTCACGAAAAGGTTGAAGATAAAGGACATGACGCGCGGGAAGTAAAAAAGAGTCGCGCAACGTCTTTAAACAAAGCAATCCTTCAAATTTGTCTTATCAACATCGTTTTCTCCTTCGATTCAATCCTTACAGCTGTGGGAATGACCAATGGAATAAGCGACAATCCAACCGATGCGTTGGTCATAATGGTCATTGCTGTAGTAATTTCGGTATTGGTCATGATGATTTTTGCTAATCCGGTAGGGAAATTTGTAACAAAACACCCAACTGTTCAGTTGTTGGGCTTGGCTTTCTTAATTTTAATCGGCTTTATGCTAATTGCTGAAGGCGCACATCTTTCTCATTTGGTAGTATTTGGAAATGAAATTGGAGTTATTCCAAAGGGCTATCTCTATTTCACTATCGCTTTCTCATTGTTTATTGAATTTTTAAACATGAAGTATCGCAAAACAACCAGTGAGATTGTGTCTCATATTGAAGAAGAAAAAGAGGATTAG
- a CDS encoding DNA topoisomerase IV gives MRIVLAFFLFFTVTGCYEVERNCNNFRTGTFEFEAIVGTELLTTTFVRKDSIEIDYFRGKADTSSIRWINDCEYIVKKLNPRNLSEEKAIHMKILTTKGNTYTFEYNVVGETKKQKGTVNKTD, from the coding sequence ATGCGAATTGTTTTAGCTTTCTTTCTCTTCTTTACTGTAACCGGCTGCTATGAGGTAGAACGCAATTGCAATAATTTTAGAACAGGCACATTCGAATTTGAAGCAATTGTTGGGACAGAATTACTTACCACAACCTTTGTACGTAAAGATTCTATTGAAATTGATTATTTTAGAGGCAAGGCCGATACTTCTTCCATACGCTGGATAAACGATTGCGAGTACATCGTAAAAAAATTGAATCCGCGAAACCTGTCTGAAGAAAAGGCTATTCACATGAAAATTCTTACCACTAAGGGGAATACTTACACTTTTGAGTACAACGTGGTGGGAGAAACAAAAAAACAAAAAGGAACCGTTAATAAAACAGACTAA
- a CDS encoding helix-turn-helix transcriptional regulator, translating to MVNSTDFAKRLEKILDYYGLSATAFSEAIDFNRSTISHLLSGRNKPSLEFVMKVVQQFPEVELYWLLNGKGTFPVDAKEQIAPTPNIPNNKVSLEAKKNLENRSISENSKNQQDIERIVIFYKDGSFKTYEN from the coding sequence ATGGTAAACAGTACGGATTTCGCAAAAAGATTGGAAAAAATACTCGATTATTACGGGTTGTCCGCCACTGCTTTTTCGGAGGCCATCGACTTTAATCGCTCTACTATTTCGCACCTTCTTTCAGGTAGAAATAAACCCAGTTTGGAATTTGTAATGAAAGTTGTACAACAGTTTCCGGAAGTAGAATTGTATTGGTTGTTAAATGGAAAAGGAACTTTTCCGGTCGACGCGAAAGAGCAAATAGCCCCTACTCCGAATATTCCAAATAATAAGGTTTCCTTAGAAGCTAAAAAAAACCTCGAAAATCGTTCAATTTCAGAAAATTCTAAAAATCAGCAAGATATAGAGCGAATAGTGATTTTTTATAAGGACGGCAGTTTTAAGACCTATGAAAACTAA
- a CDS encoding M14 family zinc carboxypeptidase, with protein sequence MEITTWYSSHFEHQLKGRYITLEHIFPLLEKYKSLYSVEVVGTSEMGHDISMLKVGSGNKIVLAWSQMHGNEATTTKAIFDFLKFLSQKQHFITEIEQFLETFTIYILPLLNPDGAQRYTRENANSVDLNRDAHKLTQRESKILHAVFKKVAPELCLNLHDQRTIYGLDTGLPATISFLAPAADKERRITPSRKIAMEAIVRMYHSLQHHIPGQVGRYDDTFNVNCVGDTFQKAGVPTILFEAGHYRGDYMREKSREFIFYAFLELFEIFDNKSESINYMHYFEIPENKVNYKDIILRNVRYNNSDSPSAIAIQFSEILVENTVEFQPHIDAVGDLDNFIGHFEIDGEGASVLVNSQENVFVGDKVLDIVNKMDDSVVYFPNK encoded by the coding sequence ATGGAAATAACCACCTGGTATTCTTCACATTTTGAGCATCAACTTAAGGGTCGTTATATTACACTCGAACATATTTTTCCACTACTCGAAAAGTATAAAAGTTTATACTCTGTTGAGGTGGTTGGAACTTCCGAAATGGGTCATGATATTTCAATGCTGAAAGTTGGATCGGGAAATAAAATCGTGTTGGCCTGGTCTCAAATGCACGGAAATGAAGCTACAACCACCAAGGCAATTTTCGATTTTCTGAAGTTTTTGAGTCAGAAGCAGCATTTTATAACCGAAATAGAGCAATTTTTAGAGACGTTTACAATTTATATACTACCATTGCTCAATCCGGATGGTGCCCAACGCTATACGCGTGAGAATGCCAATTCTGTTGATTTAAATAGAGATGCACACAAATTAACCCAACGGGAAAGCAAAATTTTACACGCTGTGTTTAAAAAGGTTGCTCCTGAATTGTGCTTGAATCTGCACGATCAGAGGACTATTTATGGATTGGATACCGGATTACCGGCTACGATTTCATTTTTGGCACCTGCAGCCGATAAAGAACGCCGTATCACACCATCTCGGAAAATAGCGATGGAAGCCATTGTTAGAATGTACCACTCCTTACAACACCACATCCCGGGGCAGGTTGGGAGGTATGACGATACCTTTAACGTGAATTGTGTGGGGGATACTTTTCAAAAAGCCGGTGTGCCAACCATTCTCTTTGAGGCCGGGCATTATCGAGGAGATTATATGCGTGAAAAATCCAGAGAATTTATCTTTTATGCCTTTTTGGAGTTGTTTGAAATTTTTGACAATAAAAGTGAATCGATAAACTATATGCATTATTTCGAGATTCCTGAGAACAAGGTAAACTACAAGGATATTATTCTTCGCAACGTACGGTATAACAATAGCGACAGTCCTTCGGCAATAGCAATACAATTTTCTGAAATTCTCGTTGAAAACACCGTCGAGTTTCAACCGCATATTGACGCGGTAGGCGATTTGGATAATTTTATAGGACATTTCGAAATTGACGGCGAAGGGGCTTCAGTATTAGTAAATTCTCAAGAAAACGTCTTTGTTGGAGATAAAGTTTTGGATATTGTTAACAAAATGGACGATTCGGTAGTATATTTTCCGAATAAATAG
- a CDS encoding Lrp/AsnC family transcriptional regulator produces the protein MAKFKLDDTDHQILDMLIENTRTPFTDIAKKLEISAGTVHVRVKKMEEAGIITGSSLTLDYQKLGYSFIAYVGIFLNKTSQTQFVLERINEIPYVTVAHVTTGKFNIFCKIRARDTTHAKEIIYQIDDIEGVTRTETMISLEESINDKKRLMHSVFKNIKK, from the coding sequence ATGGCAAAATTTAAACTAGACGATACGGATCATCAGATTCTCGATATGTTAATTGAAAATACAAGAACTCCTTTTACCGATATAGCGAAAAAGCTTGAAATATCGGCAGGGACAGTTCATGTGCGTGTAAAGAAGATGGAGGAGGCCGGGATTATTACTGGTTCTTCACTAACCCTCGATTATCAAAAATTAGGTTATTCCTTTATAGCCTATGTAGGTATATTTCTGAATAAAACTTCTCAAACCCAGTTTGTACTGGAACGAATTAATGAAATTCCTTATGTAACGGTTGCTCACGTCACAACCGGAAAATTTAATATTTTTTGTAAAATTCGTGCCCGTGATACCACTCATGCCAAGGAAATTATCTATCAAATAGACGATATTGAAGGCGTGACCCGTACCGAAACTATGATTTCTTTGGAAGAAAGTATCAACGATAAAAAACGCTTGATGCATTCGGTTTTTAAAAATATAAAAAAGTAA
- a CDS encoding DinB family protein yields the protein MKVSDLSQTEFSAYFERYLAQVAGIDLLVALETGLASMQSFFKAIPEDKLEFRYAEGKWTPKDILLHLIDCERVFCYRALQFARAENVSLSGFDENEFADNSNANTRSRENLLDEYAAVRKASLLLFRSFNDETLLRTGKSSNNVLSVRAAGFIIAGHEKHHCQIITERYL from the coding sequence ATGAAAGTTTCAGACCTCTCCCAGACCGAATTCTCTGCTTATTTTGAAAGATACCTGGCTCAGGTAGCCGGTATTGATTTATTAGTAGCACTTGAAACCGGACTAGCCAGCATGCAGTCATTTTTTAAAGCAATCCCCGAGGACAAACTCGAATTCCGATATGCTGAGGGCAAGTGGACCCCAAAAGATATTTTATTGCATTTAATAGATTGTGAACGTGTCTTCTGCTATCGCGCATTGCAATTTGCCAGAGCCGAAAATGTTTCGTTAAGCGGATTTGATGAAAACGAATTTGCCGATAATTCAAATGCAAATACCAGGAGCCGTGAAAATTTACTCGACGAATATGCAGCGGTGCGAAAAGCAAGCCTGTTATTATTCAGGAGTTTTAATGATGAGACCTTGCTACGCACAGGAAAATCAAGTAACAATGTATTATCGGTTAGGGCAGCAGGCTTTATTATTGCCGGTCACGAGAAGCATCATTGTCAAATTATTACAGAAAGATATTTATAG